The following coding sequences are from one bacterium SCSIO 12741 window:
- a CDS encoding SOS response-associated peptidase has protein sequence MCFHYALSKKVKEVAERYKVILEQDLPAGDDPVFHVAGFDFPVMPVVTNEQPDRLQFFQWGLIPSWTKSVDDAKLIRTRTLNARSETAWEKPSFRSAIKSKRCLVPATGFYEWMEFQKKKYPHYIHLKDQSIFSFAGIWEEWADQESGEIHSTYSILTTEANPFMARIHNTKKRMPVMLSPDQERQWIGDSPPSLLKELTIGLPEDTLDAHTISKRITSRTENSNVSEVQQPFSYPELQLLF, from the coding sequence ATGTGTTTTCACTACGCATTAAGTAAGAAAGTAAAAGAAGTAGCTGAGCGCTACAAAGTGATATTGGAACAGGATCTCCCCGCTGGGGATGATCCTGTTTTTCATGTTGCTGGTTTCGATTTTCCAGTGATGCCGGTAGTGACCAATGAGCAACCCGACCGACTTCAGTTTTTTCAATGGGGTTTAATACCCTCCTGGACAAAATCCGTTGATGATGCCAAACTGATTCGAACCCGAACCTTGAATGCGCGAAGCGAAACGGCTTGGGAAAAACCATCCTTTCGATCAGCGATCAAATCCAAGCGTTGTTTGGTGCCCGCTACCGGATTTTATGAGTGGATGGAGTTTCAAAAAAAGAAGTACCCCCATTACATTCATTTAAAGGATCAAAGCATTTTTTCTTTTGCTGGAATTTGGGAAGAATGGGCCGATCAGGAGAGTGGCGAAATTCACTCGACCTACAGTATCCTTACTACCGAGGCAAATCCCTTTATGGCCCGGATTCATAACACCAAGAAACGCATGCCCGTCATGCTTTCTCCTGATCAGGAAAGACAATGGATAGGGGATTCACCACCCAGCCTATTGAAAGAACTTACCATCGGTTTGCCCGAGGATACTTTGGATGCCCATACCATCTCCAAAAGAATTACCAGCCGCACGGAGAACAGCAACGTTTCCGAAGTGCAACAGCCCTTCTCTTATCCCGAGTTGCAGTTGTTGTTTTGA